From Dehalococcoidia bacterium, one genomic window encodes:
- the trpE gene encoding anthranilate synthase component I yields MLDSPKFNDFIEKSKKYNLIPVYQEIRADLETPLSIYIKLSDNKYSFLLESITGGENLARYSIIGTNPRKVIKTGKNEKYGEIDPLEIVKEEIKSFKVPEIEELPVFTGGAVGYLSYETVSYFEDTVTKKKKSNLEVPESIFLITDSLVVFDHVKQTIFIVNYAKIEENSDLEKVFLESQKKIDDIYVKIRKPITDKFNNISNINNSSDKSNNELVDEYQKNMTKEEYKSAIEKCIENIYSGEIIQVVFSQRLSKKTKASAIEIYRCLRTINPSPYMFLLNLDDFHILGASPELLVKSSNKQISVHPIAGTRPRGSDSIEDESIAEELINDEKELAEHLMLLDLGRNDVGRVSKPGSVSVNQKMEIEKYSHIMHIVSNVTGELKDDLDEFDVLRAAFPAGTVSGAPKVRAMQLISDLEPEKRGPYSGGVGYFSYNGNMDTCIAIRTLVLKDSTVYIQAGGGIVADSQVENEYEETLNKMMALIKSVNEAESNLE; encoded by the coding sequence ATGTTAGACTCTCCAAAATTTAATGATTTTATAGAAAAATCAAAAAAATATAATCTTATTCCGGTTTATCAAGAAATTAGAGCTGATCTTGAAACTCCTTTATCTATTTATATAAAACTATCAGATAACAAGTACTCATTTTTACTAGAATCTATCACCGGTGGAGAAAATCTAGCTAGATATTCAATTATTGGAACTAACCCAAGAAAAGTTATAAAAACTGGGAAGAATGAAAAATATGGAGAAATTGATCCCTTAGAAATAGTTAAAGAAGAAATTAAGTCATTTAAGGTACCTGAAATTGAAGAGTTGCCTGTCTTTACTGGTGGAGCAGTAGGCTATTTATCTTACGAAACTGTTTCATATTTTGAGGATACTGTTACAAAGAAAAAAAAATCTAATTTAGAAGTACCAGAATCCATTTTTCTTATTACTGATTCTTTAGTTGTTTTTGATCATGTTAAGCAGACTATTTTTATAGTAAATTACGCAAAAATAGAAGAAAATTCTGATCTAGAAAAAGTTTTTTTAGAATCTCAAAAAAAAATTGATGATATCTACGTAAAAATTAGAAAGCCCATTACAGATAAATTTAATAACATTTCAAATATCAATAATTCATCCGATAAATCTAATAATGAATTAGTTGATGAATATCAAAAAAATATGACTAAAGAAGAATATAAAAGTGCTATCGAAAAATGTATAGAAAATATTTACTCAGGCGAAATTATACAAGTTGTGTTTTCTCAAAGATTATCAAAGAAAACTAAAGCGTCTGCAATAGAAATATACAGATGTTTAAGAACAATAAACCCTTCACCATACATGTTTCTACTAAATCTTGATGATTTTCATATCTTAGGAGCGTCTCCAGAATTGCTGGTTAAGTCTTCCAATAAACAAATTAGTGTTCACCCTATAGCAGGTACAAGACCAAGAGGATCAGATTCAATAGAAGATGAATCAATTGCTGAAGAGCTTATTAATGATGAAAAAGAATTAGCAGAACACTTAATGCTGCTGGATTTAGGCAGAAATGATGTTGGAAGAGTTTCAAAACCAGGATCTGTAAGTGTAAATCAAAAAATGGAAATTGAAAAATATTCTCATATTATGCACATAGTATCTAATGTTACAGGCGAACTAAAAGATGATTTAGATGAATTCGATGTCTTAAGGGCCGCTTTCCCTGCTGGCACAGTTTCAGGAGCTCCAAAGGTTAGAGCAATGCAACTTATATCCGATCTAGAACCTGAAAAAAGAGGTCCATATTCAGGAGGAGTAGGATATTTCTCATATAATGGAAATATGGATACATGTATAGCAATTAGAACACTTGTATTAAAAGATAGCACAGTATACATCCAAGCAGGTGGAGGAATTGTTGCAGATTCTCAAGTAGAAAATGAGTATGAAGAGACGTTAAATAAAATGATGGCATTAATAAAATCGGTAAATGAAGCGGAAAGCAATTTAGAATGA
- the trpS gene encoding tryptophan--tRNA ligase, with translation MGNKKRILTGIRPTGALHLGHYVGALHNWISLQNEYDCNFLIADYQALGDHFNDIELIKKSVIDVTLDWLSVGLDPDKSNFVIQSYVPEHAELSMLLSFVTPLGMLERNPTLKGELDSLPVERRSAGFFNYPISQVADILLPRAHLVPVGEDQAPHLEMSREIARKFNNMYGYVFPEPETLIGKVGRLSGIDGKGKMSKSQGNVILLSDTKESVEKKVRSMYTDPNRIRADIPGKIEGNPVFQYLDAFTENDKKVEEFKERYTTGNIGDVEIKNYLSNTLNDFLEPIREKRAHFENNINLVEDALDNGVSNARIIANETMELVRDKMKISSYKKVW, from the coding sequence ATGGGAAATAAAAAAAGAATACTTACAGGAATTAGGCCTACTGGAGCATTGCATTTAGGTCATTATGTTGGAGCTCTACATAACTGGATTTCGCTTCAAAATGAATATGATTGCAATTTTTTAATAGCCGACTATCAAGCTTTAGGAGACCATTTCAATGATATAGAACTTATAAAAAAATCAGTGATAGATGTGACTCTTGATTGGCTATCAGTTGGATTAGACCCTGATAAATCAAACTTTGTAATACAAAGTTACGTACCAGAACATGCAGAATTATCAATGCTTCTATCCTTTGTAACACCTTTAGGAATGCTAGAAAGAAACCCTACACTCAAAGGAGAACTGGATTCTCTTCCAGTTGAAAGAAGAAGTGCTGGTTTTTTTAATTACCCAATCAGTCAAGTTGCAGACATACTTTTACCCAGAGCTCATCTAGTTCCAGTTGGAGAAGATCAGGCACCACATTTGGAAATGTCACGTGAAATAGCTAGAAAATTCAATAATATGTATGGTTATGTTTTCCCTGAACCTGAAACTTTGATAGGAAAAGTTGGAAGGCTCTCTGGAATCGATGGAAAAGGGAAAATGAGTAAGAGTCAAGGAAATGTAATTCTACTTTCCGATACTAAAGAGTCTGTAGAAAAAAAAGTAAGAAGTATGTATACAGATCCAAATAGAATTAGAGCTGATATACCTGGAAAAATAGAAGGCAATCCGGTTTTTCAATATCTTGATGCTTTTACAGAAAATGATAAAAAAGTAGAAGAATTTAAAGAAAGATATACTACTGGAAATATTGGAGACGTAGAAATCAAGAACTATTTGTCAAATACTCTTAATGATTTCTTGGAACCAATTAGAGAAAAAAGAGCTCATTTTGAGAATAATATTAATCTTGTAGAAGATGCTTTGGATAATGGAGTTTCAAACGCTAGAATTATCGCTAATGAAACTATGGAACTTGTACGTGATAAAATGAAAATCTCATCGTATAAAAAAGTTTGGTAG
- a CDS encoding aldo/keto reductase produces the protein MENNIFGKTDISVSKLGLGLAQVGFQLGFDGYKEADSILNFSLDNGINFLDTAAMYIDSESIVGKSVGHRRDEYFLATKAGTGRTTSPDSEWTYEKIKTSVEKSLKNLKTDIIDLVQLHSCETHLLEQGDVIRALQDCKVEGKTKFIGYSGDNEAAEWAVKSNLFDTLQTSYSIADQRARTKNILSEAKSRNLGVIAKRPIGNAALLGVKNHKNNATHESFGSAYEEYFNRALSMSDRLEINLSNIDTIGLSMAFSLLRNEIHVLIIGSKNLSHVRENIKFMSEKIDKFKNNVKEYENIFEKLDENWRQLT, from the coding sequence ATGGAAAATAATATATTTGGAAAAACCGATATAAGTGTAAGTAAACTTGGTTTAGGCTTAGCTCAAGTAGGATTTCAACTAGGATTTGATGGATATAAAGAAGCTGATAGTATATTAAACTTTAGTCTTGATAATGGTATAAATTTTTTAGATACTGCTGCTATGTATATTGACAGTGAGTCAATTGTAGGAAAATCAGTAGGGCATCGAAGAGATGAATATTTCTTAGCAACCAAAGCAGGTACAGGAAGAACTACTTCTCCAGATTCAGAATGGACTTATGAAAAAATTAAAACTTCTGTAGAGAAAAGCTTAAAAAATCTAAAAACAGATATTATAGATTTAGTTCAATTACATTCATGTGAAACTCATCTTTTAGAACAAGGAGACGTAATTAGGGCCTTGCAAGACTGTAAAGTAGAAGGTAAAACTAAGTTTATTGGATACTCCGGTGATAATGAAGCTGCAGAGTGGGCTGTAAAATCGAACCTATTTGATACTCTTCAAACTAGCTATAGTATTGCTGATCAAAGAGCTCGTACGAAAAATATTTTATCAGAAGCTAAATCAAGAAATTTAGGAGTAATTGCAAAAAGACCCATAGGAAATGCAGCTTTATTAGGAGTGAAAAATCATAAAAATAATGCAACTCACGAATCATTTGGAAGCGCCTACGAAGAATACTTTAATAGAGCTCTAAGTATGTCCGATAGACTAGAAATCAACTTAAGTAATATTGATACCATAGGTCTATCAATGGCATTTTCTCTCTTAAGAAATGAAATTCATGTATTGATCATAGGTTCAAAAAATTTATCTCATGTTAGAGAAAATATAAAATTCATGTCTGAAAAAATTGATAAATTCAAAAATAACGTAAAAGAGTATGAAAATATATTTGAAAAATTAGATGAAAATTGGAGACAATTAACATAA
- the pheS gene encoding phenylalanine--tRNA ligase subunit alpha, with amino-acid sequence MSNTESALIEIEDLRQIAFSDLDNVTNSDDLESWRINYLGRNGKLSSLMKVLTTITNEEKRLVGPKINELKVILNQKFSDRKNKLIQNLTPNDNFDNSLPGLLLEMGNYHPTTLIIREICNAFGSMGFEILEGKEIETEKYNFDLLNIPSDHPARDQWDTIWLNASTNGEKHLLRTHTSPMQARIMERKDPPIRVVVPGKCYRYEATDATHEWEFHQIEGLAIDKNISFSELKGTLFEMARKIFGSDQKVRFRCDFFPFVEPGVDMSIFWDGKWIEILGAGMVHPKVLTGVGYDPNEFSGFAFGIGPERVAMLKNKIKDIRHFHVNDLRFLSQFVK; translated from the coding sequence TTGAGTAATACTGAATCTGCATTAATAGAAATTGAAGACCTAAGGCAAATTGCCTTCAGCGATTTGGACAATGTAACTAATAGTGATGACTTAGAATCTTGGAGAATCAATTATCTGGGTCGAAATGGTAAATTATCATCACTAATGAAAGTCTTAACAACTATAACCAATGAAGAGAAAAGATTAGTGGGACCCAAGATAAATGAATTAAAAGTTATTCTTAACCAAAAGTTTTCAGATAGAAAAAATAAACTTATTCAAAATCTTACTCCAAATGATAATTTTGATAATTCATTACCTGGATTACTATTAGAAATGGGAAATTATCATCCAACAACTCTAATAATTCGAGAGATTTGTAATGCATTTGGATCCATGGGATTTGAAATTTTAGAAGGTAAAGAAATTGAAACTGAAAAGTACAATTTTGATTTATTGAATATACCATCTGACCATCCAGCAAGAGATCAATGGGATACAATTTGGCTTAATGCTTCTACAAATGGTGAGAAGCATCTTCTTAGAACTCATACATCCCCTATGCAGGCTAGGATTATGGAAAGAAAAGACCCTCCTATAAGAGTAGTTGTTCCTGGTAAATGCTATAGGTATGAAGCAACAGACGCAACTCATGAGTGGGAATTTCATCAAATTGAAGGTTTAGCAATTGATAAAAATATTTCTTTTTCAGAACTCAAAGGAACTTTATTTGAGATGGCTAGAAAAATTTTTGGTTCTGATCAAAAAGTTAGATTTAGATGCGACTTTTTCCCATTTGTTGAACCTGGAGTAGATATGTCTATTTTTTGGGATGGGAAATGGATTGAAATTTTGGGAGCTGGTATGGTGCATCCTAAAGTTCTAACTGGCGTAGGCTATGACCCTAATGAATTTAGTGGGTTCGCTTTTGGAATAGGTCCTGAGAGAGTCGCTATGTTAAAAAATAAAATTAAAGATATTAGGCACTTTCATGTAAATGATCTTAGATTCCTAAGTCAATTTGTAAAATAA